The following are encoded in a window of Impatiens glandulifera chromosome 5, dImpGla2.1, whole genome shotgun sequence genomic DNA:
- the LOC124938552 gene encoding reticulon-like protein B22 isoform X2, with protein sequence MALAVEGISNSGNGVKGDDVSVGKPVIMMVCGSLVYYHCAYQKSSIVSLVSDVFIVLLCSLAILGLLFRQMNISVPVDPLEWQISQDSATNMFACLANTIGAAESVLRVAATGHDKRLFVKVVICLYTLSALGRLVSGVTVAFAVVEVN encoded by the exons ATGGCCCTTGCTGTAGAAGGTATCAGCAACAGTGGAAATGGTGTTAAAGGCGATGATGTATCAGTAGGGAAGCCGGTTATAATGATGGTATGTGGTAGTTTGGTGTATTACCACTGCGCCTATCAGAAATCCAGCATAGTCTCCCTCGTCTCCGATGTCTTCATCGTCCTTCTCTGCTCCCTCGCCATCCTTGGCCTCCTCTTCCGTCAGATGAATATTTC GGTACCTGTTGATCCCCTTGAATGGCAAATCTCTCAAGATTCTGCTACTAATATGTTTGCATGTCTGGCTAATACGATTGGTGCAGCTGAGTCAGTTTTGCGGGTTGCAGCTACGGGGCATGATAAGAGGCTTTTTGTTAAG GTAGTTATCTGTCTCTATACACTATCTGCATTAGGAAGATTGGTCTCAGGTGTTACAGTTGCTTTTGCCG TAGTCGAAGTCAACTGA
- the LOC124938552 gene encoding reticulon-like protein B22 isoform X1, whose product MALAVEGISNSGNGVKGDDVSVGKPVIMMVCGSLVYYHCAYQKSSIVSLVSDVFIVLLCSLAILGLLFRQMNISVPVDPLEWQISQDSATNMFACLANTIGAAESVLRVAATGHDKRLFVKVVICLYTLSALGRLVSGVTVAFAGVCLFCLYTLAENSQLISKYLVGSSRARDGTDSVQY is encoded by the exons ATGGCCCTTGCTGTAGAAGGTATCAGCAACAGTGGAAATGGTGTTAAAGGCGATGATGTATCAGTAGGGAAGCCGGTTATAATGATGGTATGTGGTAGTTTGGTGTATTACCACTGCGCCTATCAGAAATCCAGCATAGTCTCCCTCGTCTCCGATGTCTTCATCGTCCTTCTCTGCTCCCTCGCCATCCTTGGCCTCCTCTTCCGTCAGATGAATATTTC GGTACCTGTTGATCCCCTTGAATGGCAAATCTCTCAAGATTCTGCTACTAATATGTTTGCATGTCTGGCTAATACGATTGGTGCAGCTGAGTCAGTTTTGCGGGTTGCAGCTACGGGGCATGATAAGAGGCTTTTTGTTAAG GTAGTTATCTGTCTCTATACACTATCTGCATTAGGAAGATTGGTCTCAGGTGTTACAGTTGCTTTTGCCG GAGTCTGCCTATTTTGTCTGTACACACTTGCTGAGAATTCACAACTGATTAGTAAATACTTGGTTGGATCTTCTAGGGCTAGAGATGGCACGGATTCGGTACAATACTGA